A window of Saimiri boliviensis isolate mSaiBol1 chromosome 1, mSaiBol1.pri, whole genome shotgun sequence genomic DNA:
ctcgaactcctgacctcaagcgatctgcccgcctcagcctctcagtgctgagccaccatgcccagccaataagaaggattttttttttttttttttttgagatggagtctcactctctcacccagactgaagtgcaatggtgctatctcggctcactgcaacctctacctcctgggttcaagtgattctcctgcctcagcctcccaagtagctgggattacaggtgcgcactgccatgcctggctaattttttgtatattcagtagagacaggatttcactgtgttgcccaggctggtcttgaactcttgacctcaggcaatccacctacctcagcctcccaaagtgctaggattacaggcataagccaacgtACCTGGCATGAAGGATTTCTTATAGTTTATTTCACGTAACCTCAAATTACATGAAAGGTGAATGACTTGCTTTCTCAGGATCCACATTTTACTTCTTAAATAAAGCAGTGTGATACAGAACAATCCATATAGCATGATTTCATTAAAACAAAGACATGCCTATGTGGGTATGCGtctatatacacatgcacatactccATTCAAATAATTCTACAATTCCAGAAGGACCAAATTGTCACTAGTGGTTACCTCTGGTGTGTGGgaatggcagaggcaggagggtaggaaggtgtgcatatgtgcatgggAGGGCTATGTGGGCAGACACTTTCACATTTTACTCcttgcttattatttttacttttacaataagcattcttttttctgttttacaacaCCAGCAAAAGTCACATTCTCAGAAGATGAAAGGATTTTCTTTGGGTACGGAGGTCTCCCCCCGAGACTCCTTTTCATACCTGGTGGCTGCAGTTACCTTCCAGAGCACAGCGGAACCAGCCCACGGCAATCGGAgtccttctttctacttttcagaCCCTTGAATGGTTGGCTTTCACCTCATGAAAACCTGGCTTTAAATGGCAGCCCCCAAACTCAAGAGAAAACACCAATTGCAAACAATTCTAAAAGTCAGGTCATTGGGCCCTTGGGACCCAGAGGGGAGTGAAATTCCAgagcaaaaggaaaatgtaatcACTTTCCCATACAGCCTGGGAATGGGCTGGACTCCTGACCTTGCCCATCGCCtctagagacagagacagggagatcCCTACAGCAACGAGAGGCTCTCCTTCTGGCTTCAGCTTTACTGACCCCTCAGTGACATCTTGAGCAGCCAGCTTCTCATGCTACCTCCAGTGCAAGAACAACGTTTCCAGCCTGGAACAGCAGTTGCATGAAACCTACCATTGACTGTGCCCTTATTATAAATGCACCCTGCACTGTGTTCACAACAAACCCACAAAGGAGCTTTTATACTTGTCCTCAtcttacagatggagaaacggaGGATCGGAGATGTGAAAAGACTTGCTCCAGTTCACCCGGCCAGCCGTGGCAGTTAGAACCCATCCCATCCAGTCTGACTCCCAAGCCTGCACTCAGCTTCTAAACTCCAAGGCAGGGCACAACAATCAGATGATTTCAGAGCGAGTGGGCACTGACCACCCAGTGCAGTGCAAAGAGACATCCACTGGAATCAGACAGATTCCCATTTGGTCTCTGCCCCTGGACAAGTCACTTCCTTCCTCCATTTGAGCCTAAATATCCACATCTGTAAAAAGGGGACAACAACATCTTTCTCTCAGGGTTGTGCTGAGGATTAGAAATAAgatatgggccgggcacggtggctcaagcctataatcccagcactttgggaggccgaggcgggtggatcacgaggtcaagagatcgagaccatcctggtcaacatggtgaaaccccgtctctactaaaaatacaaaaaaatagctgggcatggtggcacgtgcctgtaatcccagctactcaggaggctgaggcaggagaattgcctgaacccaggaggcggaggttgcggtgagccgagatcgcgccattgcactccagcctgggtaacgagagcgaaactccgtctcaaaaaaaaaaaaaaaaaaaaaaaaaaaatagaaataagatatGTAGAGAACCTACTAGCGGCCCTTTCTTTCCATTCCCGTGGCCTCGTCCCTTGCAGGCTTCCTGGCTTCTGGCATTACCCTTCTCCAATCTGCAAAAGAGCCATCCCCAAAACCTTCCCCATTTCCTTAGTAAAGCCTGCCCCACGCTACCCTCACCCGCGCCTCGAGCACAGCCTTATTCCTTCTGCAGAACACCCTGCGCCCATGCTCAGTTCCACATTTTTGGACATGCTGGTCCACTTCCCAGGAATACCCTCCCCCTCACACCCCTTCTTTTCATGGACTCTCACTCCTCCTCCAAGGTCCCACTCATTTCCTCCAGGAAGCTTCTGGAATCCCACCCCACACCCAGGGTTAGGGACTCCTTCCTCTGCCCAACACTTGGTTCCGCAATTGTCAGTAAGCATGCTTTAGAGGAAATGAAGATGATTTCGTGCTCTGTACTTCTGTCTGCGCTACTGTCTTTTCCTCCTCGAGgactgggcctggcacagtgtctAGCACACAGTCAGTGCTTAGGAATTGTTTAGAGCATGAATAGATGAAGACCAACTGCATCTCTGTAAAAGgaacattttctaattatttgagtTATTCACAGGAAGATGGGCTGCCAGGGAGTACCCTGTCACCGGGGAAGTGTACACTGTGGGAGCAGGGGAGAGCAGAGGTGTGGATGTGAATTCCAAATGACACAAACCATTGATAAGGTATGCTGGAATCATCTGGAGGACTggttgctattttttcttttttcagatggagtctcgctctgttgcccaggctggagtgcagtggcgcgatctcagctcactgcaacctctgcctcctgggttcaggcagttctcctgtctcagcctccccagtagctggggttacaggcatgcaccaccatgcccggctaatttgtgtattttcagtagagacagggttccaccatgttggtcaagctggtctcaaacttctgaccttgtgatctttgtgccttggcctcccaaagtgctgggattacaggtatgagccactgtgcctggccctggttGCTATTAATAATACAGATTCTTTGATTCAGGAGACTCTGATGCTGCAAGTCTGTGACCGTTCAGCCATCTGTATTTGGAACAACCCCAGGTAATTTTGAAGCACACCCATGTTTGGGGATTACTGAACTTTGTGATCTCTGAGGCCATTTGCAGCAAGGTTTTGTGTGTGAAGGCCCTTCTTAAATTGTAAAATGCTGTCCACAAGTCTTGGCTCCGGATGTTACCAGGCCCCCAAGACTGGGGAATTGAAGATTCAGGCTGGGGCTACAGCTCCTCGGACTCTGGGAGGTTACGGACCCAGCCCTGGGCCACTCTGTTGAAACTGGGTCTGAGGCGGAGGAGTTCCAAGCCACTGAGGGGCTCCGGGATGAAGGGGGTGCCTGGCCTGGGAAAAGTGCCCCCCAAGAAGGGTCCTCCAAATGGCACCGGGGTCCTGGAGAAAGAGAGCAGCAGAAGAGGTGGGCTGTGTGGGACAGGAACAGCAGGACACTGACATGTGGGTCACCGTGTATGGACCCTTCCCTGCCtcgctctgagcctcagttctccCTTCTATACAGCAAGAGTCTGTACATCTTAAGAGGTTTTTCCAACTTCGCCCCTTTCCAAGTTTGCACCTACTTGGGTGGCTCGTTGCTCAGCAATAGAAATGAAGCTGATGGGGTGAGAATTGATTTGTCCCAGGCAAGACTAAGCTCCCCTTCGGTAAGCTTTGCTTGGGACAAAAGACCCAAAAGTAGAGAGAGAAGGGTACTGAAAATCAGGGGGAAAATGCAAATTACCACAGCCACGCCATGTCTCCTCCAGGAGACTGACATAGTGAAATAATCTGATAACAGAGCAAAGCTGGTGAGGTGGCGGGGAGCAAAGTTTCACACGTGCTGCTTGTTAGAGAGTAAGCCAGTGCTGCTACCGCAGAAGACAATCTGGCAGGATCTTTCTAACTCGAAATGTGTGAACTCTGTCACCCCACATCTCCACCTCGGAGCACATGGCTTAGGGAAGCACAGACATGCAGACACTAGGAGGCAGACCTGAGCAGCACATTATTGACAGAGCAGAAACAACCCATATGTTCACCAGCAGAGAAATGGGCAAGACAGATACAGCATGTTCACACGATAGAAAACTATACagcagcctgggcacagtggctcatgcctgtaatcccaatattttgggaggctgaggtaggcagatcacctgaggtcaggagtttgagactaacctggccaacatggtgaaaccctgtctctactaaaaatacaaaaattagctggatgtggtggtgggcgcctgtaatccaagctacttgggaggctgaggcaggagaatcacttgaacttaagaggctgaggttgtagtgagccgagaatagaccattgcactccatcctgagcgaCTAGAGTGAAACTGTGCCAGGAAGAAACGGAAGGAAGGCgggatagaaagaaagagagagagagaacactacATAGCAGCTTAAAAGGAAGGACCTAGAGCTTTACATATTAGTATGGTAGATTTTGAAAGCATACTATTGAGTAAAAAAATTGCAAGTTAACAAAGTGAAACACAAagtattaaaacacacacacacacacacacacacacacacatgccattcCCCCTACAGGAATACAGCTGCCCACACAAAATGTTCTGAGCCCATACAGGCCAGCCTGACAACTGTGTCACCTTTGGGAAGGCAACTGTGTTTGGAGGACAGTGAGCAAAGGGGCTCTACACTTATTTGCCtaacatgttttaaaagagaCTTTATGTATgtgattttaataataatgtttgtgttttgttttgttttgagacacagtctcgctctgtcacccaggctagagtgtaacggaacaatctcagctcactgcaacctccgccgcctgggttcaagcgattctcccacctcagcctcctgagtagctgggattacaggcatgcgccagcaagctccgctaatttttgtattttgagtagagacggggttttgtcatgttggcctggctggtcttgaactcctgacctcaagtaatccacccacctcagcctcccaacaggcgtgagccactgcatttggccttAATCCTGTtagttaattttaagaaaaataaaaatcattgctCGTATTGTTTTTCCAGCAGTCTGGGACCAGTGGGAAGAGGAGAGTGCTTGCCTCTGGGGTGGAAAGACAAACCTCGGGCCAGCGCCTGGGTCTCAGCCAGGAAGGCATTTCTGCCTGGACCACCCCAGTTTTGGTGGCAACAGCCAGGCCTCGGAGGAACAGGCTGGGTGGTGTCCAAACCATGCAAGCCTTACAGTCAGGCCCTTGACCGGGAGCCCAGGGCCCTGGATGCCGAGCCCATCTTGGCCACCGAAACTGCTGTTTCtcttctccatgcctcagttgCTCTTTCTCCCTCAGAAGAGATCTGGGTACAGAGCTCCCTAAGGCTCTTTCTGCTGCTGGGAACGTGCCTCGCTGTCATACTTGAGGCATGAGATCAGGGGGAGATGCAACCGGAGTGGCCCAGCCTGGAAGCTGCCTGCCGGGCCTGAATGTCTGCTGAAGGTTTCAAAGGGCTGGGCAGGCAGGGTCTGAGGGCCCGGGAGGAGAATCGGGCCTAGCAGGCTCTGCGGGCAGCCCTGCCTGGTGGGGAACTCCAGAGTATCTGCTGATGGCTTGTGACTCACACAGCCCCTGCCAGGCCCAGTTCTTCCCATCAGGACCCTCTCTGGCTATTCAGATATTTGAGGGCAGTCAGATCCCTCTGGAGCTGTCTCTTCTCAAGGCGGATCACCCCCAGTTTCTTCAGCCCTTCCTCACAAGGTCTGGTTTTCCAGGCCTAGCCAGGCTCCCGCGCCCACCCATCTGTCTTAGACAGACACAGTCTCCATGTGTGGTCTGCAAATGCCAGAAGAGCTGGACTGTGGTGTCCTCTCTGTGGACTCCCCTTTTCCTCACTGAATGCAGCCCAAACCAGAGGAGCATATTCAGAAATAGCATCAGAGCAAGGAGGCCAGTGCAGCTGAAATGCATCCTCGGCTCAAGGCTTCCTCCAATGCCAAGCTCCTGTCTTGATTTCTATGGTTTGTTTTCAGGCCCCCGATGCAGAATGCTAAATGTATCTCTTTCAAGCTCTCCCCTGTCCAAACCTCATCTCAGCTGTAAGTAATAATCGTAATAGCTACTGTTTGTTCTAAGTTTCTTACTTGCCAGAAACTTTACCTATGGCTTCTCGTGTCATCCTCATAGCAACCTTATGAAGTAGGTGCTGCAAACCCCTCATTTTACAGGcggggaaatggaggctcagagaggttaagtcacttgcccaaggtcccacgGGCAGGCCTGGGGTCTGCATTTAAGTCCACGTGGAGGTCTCATGCTCTAAACCAGTATGGGCCACTGCCGTGTGGGCCTCCCTCTGGCGTCCAATGTTTCACCGCCACTCTCCACTTTGGGCCAGCTTCAAAGCCACCTTGTTGGTCTCTTCTAGGACATTAGTGAAAGGAAAAGctgggctggcctcaaactgctgAAGTCTGGGGGTCCCTCAGGGAGGGACACAAACCTAGATGTTCACCAAAGAAGTGGCACACAGCAGTCATGGAGAACAAGACACCGGGCTCTGAAGTCAGGCAAACCCAGACCCGAACCCCAGTCCTGCCGGCGCTCCCTTGTTTTGTGGCTTTGGCCGGGTTGTTCCTATTCCCGAGCCGCAGCCTCTTCATCTGCAGAGTGGGAAAACTCATAGCACCTCTCCACCACGTCCTGGAGAAGACCCGGCAAAATGTGCGGCACCTTCACTCTGCATTCCTCCCACGTGTACCGAGCACCCACCAGGTGCGGAGGCGCTGTTCCAGCCAGAGCTCAGTCAATGAATTAGaaagcggtggctcacacctgtaatcccagcactgtgggaggccgaggtgggtggatcacgaggtcaagagatcgagaccatcctggtcaacatggtgaaaccccgtctctactaaaaatacaaaaaattagctgggcatggtggcgcgtgcctgtaatcccagctactcaggaggctgaggcaggagaattgcctgaacccaggaggcggaggttgcggtgagccgagatcgtgccattgcactccagcctgggcaacaagagcgaaactccgtctcaaaaaagaaaaaaaagaaagcaagcgcTGGGGACAGAGCCTGGCCTGCAGGAAGTGCTCAGGAAACGCAGGTTCCCTCTGTGACTGCGACTGGCTCCCCGCCCCTCCCGGTTCGTCCCCGGGCTTACTTGTTGAAATTTCGGTAGTCGTTGGGGCTAGGGGTGTGACCTCGGCCATCGCCCTGGTAGTCCTGGTAGCTGACGAACTCCTGCCAGGGGCAGCGGTAGCCCTTGGGGATGGCGGTGTGGTTGAACTTCTCCGGCGGGACCCCCTTCAGCGGCGCCGCATAGCCTAGGGGCGAGGGGATGGGGCGTCTcggttcttccacctcagtccccACCTCCATCCCGCGGACGCGGCTGGGGGAGGGACGGTcggagttaggggagggatgggATGACACAGTTGCTCCAACATCGGAGACCCTTCCCCATCCCAGGAAACGCGTTGGACTTCAGTGAGGAAGCCGCGAGTTCGCGGCGCGGGCTGCAGTCTTGGCCTTGGCCGAGTCGCTGCGTGACCGACCTGGGCTCGGCACTGCGCTCCTCCGGCGCGTGGTCTGGAGAATGGAGTGCGCGCGTGCGCGTGTGTGTTGGGGAAGGGGGCGGATTAGCTCTCTGAGTGCTCCTCCTGCCCCATGGGGAGCACACCCACGCTCCAGGCGTCCCAGCCCTGGTCCCGGGGACCCGAGGAGGACACTCACCTGGCGCCAGGGCGCTGGGGCTGGGGACCCACCCCGCAGGGGCGGCTGCAGGGTGGGCGTCTTCGGGACCCGCGAGTGAGGCCCCGGGTGAGGCCGGGAAGATGTGGAGCTCCGAGCGGTAGTTCTGCCCCTCGGGACCATTGGCATTGGCAACCTGGGCACAGAGGCGTGCTCTCAGAGGCCACCGACGGCCTCCCGCCCCCAGCCACCCGCCCCTTCCCTCAGCTTCCCTTCCAGGGAGTTCCCCTCCATGCTCACCGTCCCCGGCTCCGCTGTTCCAGTCACCTTCCTCCTGGCGCTTCCGGCCAGCATCTGAGAGCGAGGGGGTGGAATAAACCGGAGAGAGGCTCAGCGGGGCAGGGGACCAGGGAAGGTTCTCcctccaccaaaaaacaaaaggaggggGAGGCAAGAATCCTAACGCCCATCATCAGGGAACAAGGATGAGTTACTAGTTTACAGCGCTAAGCCCAGTGCCTGGGACCGAAAAATACTCGATATATGTTAAGAGAAATGCCCGGTATATGTTAATTGCCATTGTAATGCTGACTCTGAGCAAGATACTTAATTTCCCTGAGCCTCAATGTCCATCTCTATAGAATtaggatgatggtgatgaagatCTGCCTCACAGGGGTCTATGAGCATTTTGAGGTGCCTGCAAAGTGCTTAGCTAGCACCTTCTTAGGCACATACAAAGGCGGGCGTTTTGCCATCTTCATTTTTCTGCCACATCACTCCCTCTCAGTTGCCTCCTGTCTAGGCCAGAAATTAAGTGACGAGTGGATGGAATAGCCCTGGCTTCCTTAGAAGTATCTCGAACTGCCTGctgcctttcttctccttcctccagtgggaagaagaaaaaagagtattCTACATTTTCCGTCTCAGATGAGGCCCAAGACTGAACTAGATCCTGACTGCTGCAAATTCAGCCTCGAGTGCACGCCTGTCTTAGCATTTGTTGTCGTAGGAGCCAGCATGCctgtcttcacttttttttttttttttttttttttgagacggagtttcgctcttgttacccaggctggagtgcaatggcacgatctcggctcaccgcaacctccgcctcctgggttcaagcaattctcctgcctcagcctcctgagtagctgggattacaggcacgtgccaccatgcccggctaatgttttgtatttttagtagagacggggtttcaccatgttgaccaggatggtctcgatctctcgacctcgtgatccacccgccttggcctcccaaagtgctgggattacaggcttgagccaccgcgcccggcctcacttcAAGTCTTATCCTCATCCCCCCAATCCACTTTGTTCTATGTCCAGGGAGACATGCCTAAAAACAACACTTttcagccaggcgaggtggctcatgcctgtaatcccaatactctgggaggccgaggcaggtggatcatctggggtca
This region includes:
- the MYOZ3 gene encoding myozenin-3 isoform X2, producing MIPKEQKGPVMAAMGDLTEPVPTLDLGKKLSVPQDLMMEELSLRNNRGSLLFQKRQRRVQKFTFELAESQRAMLAGSARRKVTGTAEPGTVANANGPEGQNYRSELHIFPASPGASLAGPEDAHPAAAPAGWVPSPSALAPGYAAPLKGVPPEKFNHTAIPKGYRCPWQEFVSYQDYQGDGRGHTPSPNDYRNFNKLIGHEPYLKRELVN
- the MYOZ3 gene encoding myozenin-3 isoform X1, coding for MIPKEQKGPVMAAMGDLTEPVPTLDLGKKLSVPQDLMMEELSLRNNRGSLLFQKRQRRVQKFTFELAESQRAMLAGSARRKVTGTAEPGTVANANGPEGQNYRSELHIFPASPGASLAGPEDAHPAAAPAGWVPSPSALAPGYAAPLKGVPPEKFNHTAIPKGYRCPWQEFVSYQDYQGDGRGHTPSPNDYRNFNKTPVPFGGPFLGGTFPRPGTPFIPEPLSGLELLRLRPSFNRVAQGWVRNLPESEEL